The genome window CTTTGATTTTTCAACTACGCATTCTAAATTGCTGCCAAACAGGtgaatcaacagcaacaacaataacaagtcattgtaataaatgcaaaatataatcaaaatccACAGCACACTTTCAATCCATTTAATTCGATTCGATTTTGGCTATGAATTCCAACTAATTTCCATaccaaaattatttgtaaaatctaaaatattcgAAACCTCTATAAAGAAACACCAAtcctttaaaaacttttataaaagtgcaCAACTTTTCATCAACTGAGTGGAACTTTCcctaaattgaaatcaaaatcaatagtTACAGTTTTCGATATAATCTTCAAAacctatataatatattatttatattgttgaaAACTCACATAACTACTCACattaaattgcacaaaaatgttttttttttcagttaaatttagttgtacaTATAATACATTATTAAGGATCTTAAGCAGTGCATCGCTTAGGATCCCGTTTAAGTTGacaaaaagtattaaatattttaattaatatacgCGGAAAGAAGAgttaaatattcttataaaTGACTAATTTATTTGTCCATTTAATTGACCAAAAATTAACCTCGACACTCAGggaatatgtacatattttgggTACTTTTGATGATGATACCCCTTGGTAAAGCCAGAGAgcaaacaacacaacaactgACAGTGGCTGATCGCCTCTGACATGTGACGTCACCGTTGCCCTGATGCCAGAATGAGCGGATTCAAGTGCTGGGCGTGACACATGCGGCCAACAGAAGCCTGTCCATATAGAATATGGAACGAGTATAGTCGTATGTAGTTTGCATTCAtataaatcaagttaaaaatgAGTTGTGCGACCctcttcaaaatatttaataccgCAAGTGACCCCTGTCCACCACTGGGACGGCAGTTTCGTGTACGACCAAATGGTCAAAATATACATGGTTGAAAAGTGGGGAGGCAAGCGACTGCGACCCGAACGGGATCGTAGCCTAAGCTGCAAATCGGGTTGTGAAATGTGACAACTGcgactgcagcaacagcaacagcaacaagagcgaCAGGGCGACTCATGGAACGAGGCAATGGCAAAGGTTACGCGTGCGTTCGGTTCGTGCCCATCGTCAAATTGTGATGCGGCAACCgcgacggacggacagacgttcggacggacggacggacggatgGTCGGTCGGGACTTTGGGTCAGTAGCTGTCGACGCATGCGCAATGAGCTGGCCAAACATCATTTGGCAGTATGATTTATGGACCAAGCAATTGCAGTTGATTAATCGCACCGCACAATTTGCGGCATTCAACCAATCACACAGTCATCCTTTCAATTACAAAacatgtaaatataataataaataaatacttctaTGCGCATCGATGAAAGACAACTTTGAATTTGGTTttttctgaaaattttaaactaatcaCATCTTAAGTAGTTTCCATccgattttaatttgatttgactATAATTAACACATAAGTatcaaaaattcatttatttttttttcaaattcgtATGTAAAAAGAAAGATTAAACTTAacattaagaattaaaaacacaaatattcaaataaaaaaattataaaatgctaAACTAGTAAAGagatcaatcaatcatttatCAACATTacgcaaattaacaaaaatttacaaaaaaaaaaaaataaataaataaataaaattagatttctGATAAATCTACTGTAGTCAAAACatgtaaatcaaatcaaatgttatataatttaaaggtGGCAACagtaattaaatgaaatacaataatatgttatataaaatatacaaataaattaaataaataaaaatattgagtaatttaaataatatcttattttgtattggaattttgtattttgtcaaaaaaattacttgactaactgtatgtaagTGTATTTATACGTAACTATCATTTATTGCCGACGGCATGTGTACATTGTAGTACTTATGATAATCTGGCAATCCGACAGAGGTGTTTCTAGGTTAAAAGAGATTTTGTAACCTTCTCTGGGCCAcagacacaacacaacacacacactcatacacacacacacacacacacacacacacacacgcaggcAGAGGCACAACACGTCTCTTTTGCGCCAGTTGTTGGGCCCAGACGTGGCAAAAAGATTTCCCTTTTTTATTCGCTTCGTCTTTTCTtgcatatcaaataaaaaagggCACAAAAATTGTGGCAAGTGCAAAGTAAAAGTGCAAGCATGCAAGCGTGCATTatgcaaatacacacatatatatgaaatatatatgaatgctgcatatgtgtgtatgtacaatgtaataacagaatttaaaattcatatggCTGTTTTTTGCAGCTgtgctatgtgtgtgtgcgtgtgtgtgtgtgtgacagcgACCCAATGGCAACGACCCCAAAAAGCGGctctaattatttatttgttcattatttattcatttatatatttatttatttatttatttatttattttattttttatttttttatttttttatttttttatttatttatttatttatttattttatttatttatttatttatttatttttatttatttatttatttatttatttattttttttttttttttttttttttttttttttatttttttttttttttttttttttttttttttatttatttattttatttatttatttatttatttatttatttttttttatttatttatttatttatttatttatttatttatttatttatttatttatttatttatttattttatttattttttttttttttttatttatttgtttattttttttttttttatttatttattttttttttttatttatttatttatttatttattttttatttattttatttatttatttatttatttatttatttatttattttttttttatttatttatttatttatttatttatttatttatttatttattttttatttatttatttatttatttatttatttattttatttatttatttatttatttatttatttatttatttatttttatttaatttttctttttttattaagtgtcAACTAGGAACAGTTgataagaattaattttaacttatgaaaaattgctataaattaaaaattaagttaaaactaaaattataaaaaataaaagaaattaaaaatttaaagtataagagaataaattcaaattcatttcaaatcaTTTGACAGGTGTAATATTCAGTAATTGTaatcaataaaatcaatttaaaaatgtggaGAAAAGGCATTTTCGTAAGCGAAcgatattatttgtttatatgtcACGAAGTAATcgattatttttcaaaactttattCAGATCTATAAACTTAAGTTTCgctaatttaaattctataaaattatatttaaatgtgtgcTATAAATTCAGAACTgcaaagtattattattatttatttgtacaataGAATAgaactgaattttaaattttaaagattgtaattctaaaattgtaattaatattggGAATACGCCGGTGGcatatcaaatgaaatgataCCCATGCTTAGATTTCCACAACAAGCcaatttacatattataaCCGGTTTTTGATTATCACGATCTCACACACGTTAAGCATGAAGCgcttttttattaacaagTTGATTGAAATTTGGAATATTTATGCTGAAATGAAGCCACTTACTCATTCGCCCAAATCCAGTTTCAGACTTATCAGTCATTTCCATCTGTAAACGGCTTAAAACTTGCCGCCTGCCTGAAAGACGCCCAAAAGAATGCAACAGTTTTTCTGCTTTACAATAAACTCTCAGTTCTCGCTTCTTTAGctcttttctttcatttttcatttctctGCCACTTGTTTTCATTGTGTCAAAAGTATTCCCCATGTTTAACTAAAActgcagaaaaaaataaaatgaataaaaaattccCAGCGCATTCTGAATGAGAAGATAGTGCGGAGAATGGGGGAAAGAAGGCGCCACAGTCAACGCCTTCAGGTGGCAGGTGCAAATGCAGCAAGTGCAAATGAGGCAAATTTCAAAGTCAAGTTTACACCACGCAGCAAATGTTTTGTGCTCCAACGCGTTCGCTCTCTTTTTACCTCTAGCCTCCCCATCCCCCTCATCCCCCTCCTCACCTACTCACCCCTCAGTTTTTTCCACGCCTCTTGTAAAAAGCGCTGTGCATGCGCCACACAGTGGTGCATGCTGAAGGAAAAGTCTCCTAGTCTGTCCGCTTATTACAGTTCTCTGCACATAATTAACACCACTTGTATTTGTTGATAGGAATTTGCATATCGAAAACtgcaaatttttctaaatacaGTCGAACTTCCCTAACTCGAATCACTATTATCCATTATCCAAAGAAAAATTTCGACTTAAGTAGACTTTAAGctatggaatttttttttaagtttattgaaAGAAACTACAAATTCATTCAAGATAAATTGtgatctttttaaattttttttatcttgtaGGGCTTACAagcttacttaaaaaatgcagtAAAAATCAGAGACTAGTGACTACGAACTCATACATACAAACTCATATAACtcatatatacaaattgcgagctgttatattttttttatcgttcaAGTTAAACAGAACCTAAAAAATCGGAAATAAGGgtctgataaatattttttttatgttaatttcaaaaaatgggCTTTTAGATTGTTTAAGGTCATATCCAAGCGAGCCGGTAACAGAAGCATAAAAcggaaacaaaaataaaacgcaatTTATTGGTGATTTCACCGAAAAATTCGACTTACAGAAGAACGtgccaatatttttgttatagttATGTAGAAAGTAGAAAGTTCAAGTTATGGAAGcagaaatgtttataatttgttcaGTAAACGCTATTGCCACTCAATTTTCTTTGAGCTAGAGAAAATTCGAGTTAGGAAAGTTcgaatgtatatataaataaatcaggGATTGAAGCAGTTATCGAAACCGCAACATTCAACCGGAAACAATAACCGAAACAAGGCTATTTTATTATAGCGATACCAAAACGAAATAGCCGattagtaaccgattcatgtaTAATGGTTAGTTTTGGTTCggtcaaatttaattatgttgttaAGAGGTAATtacgaaaccgaaaccgaaaatCAAGAGAGATTTTGAGTAACCCATAACCggaaaccaaaataaaaacataataaaacaaCCGAAATACGATTCGATTTGATTacctgaaataaatataatatttcgtTTAGTCCCAAATGACGGAAAATGTGTTGTCAATTCTAATAGAAAACACAGAAGCTCCatgtataaaaattcaatgaaattatCATAAACTAGCACTAACATAAGAATACTGTTCGAAAGTATAGccaagaataaataaaactattttaattttttattttataagtatcCATTTTTTTATTCGTAGAAACTGTGTCTATAAATGTAACCCGCATTGTGCGTGAAGCCGTCAAATGGGATGCgccttacattttttatatttatttctatttttttttcgtcagTGACTTTCCCACGCTTTTTATTACATGATTCCTTCTCTCCTGCTCTTTGCTATcttcatttaaatacatatgtaggCAAGTGCAAAGGGGGAGGGTGAGGTTGAGGACAAGatgaagaagtagaagaaaaaaaatgctatttgaaaataaaaatgcaagaaTTGTTCTAAATCCGCTGAGAAGGAGGCCAGACAATAGACGACGCGATGAAAGTGAAAGTGCAGGAGAATGAAAGAGtgataaaaaaagagaaggatGACAAgagaagaaatagaaataaaggcaaagattgatttgaattaaaagtggcattaaaaaatgcaaaatcgtaattgataaaattactttcaaaaatacattataagttagttaaaaaagtttttttacaaaatcaaaaattgatgcactatttattgcaaaaaaaaatttaattttaatggatttttttttatttcaaattttaatattcttgtGAATTCTTCTTAAAACAagttaagaaaagaaaagaagatcAATTTTCCctgaatttaactttttttttaaattaaaaaaaaatgttaatttttgatttgtccAAAAACTTTCTTGGTAAACTGTATGTATGTTCACACATATATGGAATGCTAAagaatataaatgtatttatgtgtgtgtgcatgtatcTTCTATCTCTATTTCCCTTGTCGCCcacttattttgttgttgctgttttataATTGacgcaaaaaagaaaactttcatTTGCCTTTCGTAATTAGTTAACAGTTGCCAGTTGTACTAACAGGCAAACCCGAAAAAGGATATGTGTATTCttgacacacacgcacacgcacacacacacacacacattaacgttcacacacatgcacacacacacatagtcaaGTATATAGTCGCCGTCTCATACATGCGCGAGTCCTGTAAGTCCTGCAATACATAAACAGCCACACAtccctacacacacacacacacatgtagacATATGCGCTCTCACGCACACAATGCAACAACCGTTACAAATCGTATGCTTCAAgcttgtgtctgtgtgagtcCAAAACTCACGTATCACATATACgcctgtctgtgtgtctgtgtgtgtgtgtgtgtatagggGTGAAACGAGTTTCGCAAGGATAAACATACCACACAaacgtgggcgtggccaaaagTCCCTGTATGCTCCTGCCTGCTTGCTCCCATCTCGTGCGAGCGGGACGGATGCACTCGCTTTAAATAACTCTCCCGAAATGCGTGTGACGATTGTTTTGTGTtcgagtgtgagtgtgagtgtgtatattcatacatatatataccttAACTTCACTGTCATCTTAATGCAAGGACAGGCtactcaaaaaacaacaacaacaatcaaacaaccgaacaacaacaacgaatgtGAAATGCGTGTCGTGATTTCTTTTATTGtaaattcgttcaatttccGGATTTCattgcaaatatgcaaataagcaTAACATAGGAAACTACCGAACATTACATCaatcttgaaattttgttgctaAGTTTACAACACCTTTGCTAGaaacattatatattttaaaattacatatttactgcaaatcaatttttgtgGAATTATcgattattacaaatttatttagtttcaaCACACTAGGTAGGGGCTAatcaattatttgaaaatcaaagtATTGTCAGCTTGATTTCAAATATTGCGCCAATTGAAAGCAGACAAAAGTGCATCTAGTTAACAATAAATCCGGTAGAGGGCGCAACTTATCTGCTCATAATTGCGTTAACAGTTACATTGCACGATAACAGCGTGTTAACAGAGTTTGCGTTAACGGCGTCAGACTTGCGTCGTCATTTACTGTaaccaaggctgccacaccGTTTTGTGCACTTTGTTTAGCTCCAGATCAATATATAACCTCGGCGCGCAGCTCAAACGTGCATTTTATTGTAGTTCactttaatgcatttaagaaGCTCGTCACCCCCATGGGGATAAtgttgtataatttaattttaaatcgaaGATCCGAAAATTCTGATAAAAGTTCTAATATCAAAATTGGagatattaaagaaaaaaaaaattgtatcaaaATATGGTAATGGAACTTTTTTGGAaaccaaggctgccacaccTGTTTTTGAAGCGACTTGACTATTAGAACGagctggcagcactgctacTACATTTGTGAATCAGCTGGGCCGGCCCAGCACTGCcagcactgataaaaaaaaattgcaaatttaataatgcaaaatactcaataaaaatagaacaaatttgataaaaaactttaaattggaaattagataaaattcaggtaacatttttaatgaaggtttgaagtagGTCAGCCTTCGGGGAGAgaagtatgaaaatttaattctaaaaaaagaataaaatcgaaaaaattcaaacaaaaattttgctaaaattttaaaaattcgagctaaaacaaaaaaaaaaagggtaagAGGTACCAAAATACAGAAGAcattttttgtacaatttacttatttgtttttaaatcgaGCCGGATCGGAAATTTTTACTGGATGGGCAGCCCTCACAAaagctggcagcactgcttGATATCGATAGACGACGTTCGACTTCATTACCGACCGCTCTGAAATTCCACgattctttatttattgtttttgttggaattGCGCATACAGAAGGAATATAACAAACGAAAGCGGTAAAAAAGAACGACAGCATACAAGAAGTGGCATAAAGGAATAATTAGAAAAGAACATCAGGCAAACTTGTGAGTAATgcgcaacaaacacaataaacCAAACACTCGCATCGCTGCTGGATTGTGATatatgcttgtgtgtgtgtgtgcgacatgcactttgttgtttttgtcactgttagtgttgttggtgttggtgctgGTTAGTCATACATAAAAATTCGACTTGAATTTTTCGTCAAAGTGCGTGAGAAGGATTCACAAATATTGTTTGTCTCGCTCGAATCTTTTGTTAACAACtttgtgaatttattttcatattgttgATCGATGATAAAAATCGATAAGCAAATAGTGGTCcacatctctctctctctctctgtcgctcttgctctctgtctgtgtgtgacgTCACTCGCCATTTGTGacttattaatataattgttaattgttgtttaattatattatatagcttaGAGGGAAAGCAACCACAACACATCCAGATCCACATCCATGGCAGCCGGCACCACATTGCAGAAGGCCATCGATTTGGTGACCAAAGCCACCGAGGAGGATCGCAATAAGAACTATGCGGAGGCGTTGCGTCTCTACGAGCACGGAGTCGAGTATTTCCTCCATACCATCAAATGTGAGTAACGCCCCTCCCCAAAAAGAGAACTAGTTGTTAATTtatgtctctctctcgctctctctctgtgtgtccgtctccatctccatctctaGATGAGGCGCAGGGCGAGAAGGCAAAGGATTCTATTCGAGCGAAATGTTTACAATACTTGGATAGAGCCGAGAAGCTCAAGGAATATCTAAAGAAGGGCAAGAAGAAACCCATTAAGGAGGGCGGCGAGAACAGCTCCAAGGACGACAAGGACAAAAAGAGCGAcagcgatgacgatgacggcGACGATCCAGAGAAAAAGAAACTGCAAAGCAAACTGGAGGGTGCCATTGTCATTGAGAAGCCGCATGTCCAGTGGTCCGATGTTGCTGGTCTCGATGCCGCCAAGGAGGCGCTCAAGGAAGCCGTCATCTTGCCCATCAAGTTTCCACAGCTGTTTACCGGCAAACGCATACCCTGGAAGGGAATATTGCTGTTTGGCCCGCCCGGTACGGGCAAATCGTATCTGGCCAAAGCTGTCGCCACCGAGGCGAATCGATCCACATTCTTTTCAGTGTCTAGCTCCGATCTGATGTCCAAATGGCTGGGCGAGTCCGAGAAGCTGGTGAAGAATCTCTTCGAGCTGGCACGCCAGCACAAGCCATCGATTATATTCATTGACGAAATCGATTCCATGTGCTCCGCCCGTTCGGACAATGAGAACGACAGTGTGCGTCGCATCAAGACCGAGTTTCTGGTGCAGATGCAGGGCGTGGGCAACGACACCGATGGCATACTCGTCCTGGGTGCCACCAATATACCCTGGGTCCTCGACTCCGCCATTCGCCGGCGTTTCGAGAAGCGCATCTACATTCCGCTGCCGGAAGCGAATGCGCGCCTTGTCATGTTCAAAATCCATTTGGGCAACACCACGCACGTGCTGACCGAGCAGGATCTCAAGGAGTTGGCCGGAAAGACCGATGGGTAagtccctctctcactctttctctgtctctctgtcctTTTCTAATCGAGGCGGCACCTACATCTCATACtctatcgctctctctctttccttaGTTACTCTGGCGCCGATATATCGATTGTGGTGCGCGATGCGTTAATGGAACCTGTTCGCAAGGTGCAAACTGCCACGCACTTCAAGCGCGTCTCTGGACCATGTCCAAACAATAAGGATGAGACTGTCGATGATCTGCTGGTGCCTTGCTCGCCGGGCGATTCCGGTGCCGTCGAGATGAACTGGATGGATGTGCCCAGCGATAAGCTATTCGAACCGCCTGTAACTATGGTAAGTTCAGGAGCAACTGCATCCCGTTTTCCCCTCCAAGCTCAACTACTTTCATTTATAACAATTGCAGCGCGACATGTTGAAATCCTTGTCACGCACGAAACCGACTGTCAACGACGACGATTTAATAAAGCTGCGCAAATTCACAGAGGACTTTGGTCAGGAGGGTTAGGAGCCAGGTCAATGCCAACCACCATCGTCACCAACATCGtcaccgccaccgccaacaATCCAACAacccaacaaacaaacaaccaaACAAGCAGCACCATCAGCTAATTCTAATTGTTGCCTATTGCATTAATCGAAACAACAACTATATTGGATTTACAATCCGATCTTGATAtagtttacaaattaattgtatCTCTTGTATTTTTGTTCGGGTCTTTTTCGATATATGAGAATGTATGATGATAGTATATATTATTGCTTAAATTGTAATTCATGTTTTGTCGAATGCTGCTCCAGTTGCACCACAGATACGCACCCCTCACCGCCCCCCGCCCCTCTCCATCACACAGAgatgttgctgcagctgctgttgcaatggcaaaaatgagaaattgttaaagaagttgatgtatttttttatactcgtAATGTTAAGTCGTAAATCCGAAATGAAGCTGAATGTTATACACTTCAAATGTGTccatgcgagtgtgtgtgcgtgtgtgcgtgcgagtgtgtgtgtgtatctgtgtgtaatATGCAAGTGGGCGCCACATTCGACTGCCTTCACTCCTGGAACACCTGCCTGCGCATTCGCCGGACAGTCAGCCAGACAGAccaacagacagagagacgaacggacggacggacagttGAGACAGGTAAAATAGCCAGTTGGCCAAGTAGCCAGTTAGCCAACCAGCAAaccaatctaattttaattgtaaactatcgaaaaatacaaaataaacgatattaaatttaaaatctcgtATGTGCAAGCTGCTTGTAACCATAGCACGACTATCAGATGCCCTGCTAATTGTGCATCAATTGGAACTTTCAAGTTAAAAGCAAGTCCCGAATGGTCATAAAGTTTTCCTACATTTGgcttcacaaaaaaaattacaattgttaaataaaattattatgaacTTATTGTGATTTCAATTTATCCATTATCAAAACATAAAATCACAGTTTCTTTGAAATGCGGGCGGGTTGCTAAAGAATAACGGAAAAAATAGCTACattcttaaaatgttaagtgGAGTTTTCCCGCTTAAGTCGTTATCgccgttttttttatgttcttgGTCTTGAATAATATACGAATTTGAGTATAACTAATTATTTTGCTCATTTCTAGCTATTTTGAACTTGTTTTAATACTTGCTTAGAATCTTTCCAtaagtacttttttttaacaaatattacatttacaGTTTCTTTGAAATGCGGGCGGATAGCTAAAGAATAACGGAAAAAAATAGCTACagtcttaaaatgttaagtggagtttttcttgaataataTACGAATTTGAGTATAACTAATTATTATGCTCATTTCTAGCTATTTTGCACTTGTTTTAAGACTTTCTTAGAATCTTTccattagtattttttttttttacaaatattacatttaaaccgtttttgtattttaactgatatattttcttaattgagTTTATTGAAACTCGGTTTAATGATATTTTGTGCATATAGGGTATTTATTCGGATATATTTGACAGGAATTGCAATTTATGGACGCATTgagcaacaaaaattgaatttgatctTTGGTTTATGTAGTTGGTTTGGTCGATGAGAGATAAATTGAAACTTCCCATGCCAATGTATGCTGACTAATACGATAAGAAACAATTTCTGAATAAGCAATCGCTGCAAAAAGctgataatatttaattacagacCTAAGAGATACCCTGCGCTTACAGTCGaagcccaaaagtatgctacacttaGATAAGGAACAGATATCacatcaaatataatattgcattttacattttttgatcTGCGCAAGGTAAATATTTGGCATACcccgttgctgttgtggcttaAGTGGTATAAAGGCATTTTTTGGAGCGTGCTCAGATTTGCGAGCCGTTTAAGTGGGTCAAATGAGAACTTTCTGTGGGCAGCCGAGCAACGCGTGGTTGGGCTTTCTGTAGAGCACCAATTGCaggtatgtatgtacatatatcattTATCGTTCGATCGCCAATCGGGCTGAATTTCCCTTCTCCCCTTCCAACTATTTCTTTCCATTCCCAGTAGACGGCAGCTTGCCAACTCGCTGGTTTTtctatcgttgttgttgttgcggtaaGGCTTTTGGCAATCGTACGTGTCGCGACTGGTGACGATGCCGATGACCACCTGATGACAATCTGGCAGCGCTGCACAGTGGAAGAAATGGCCAATATAGCGCATATTAATTCGAATTTCAGTATATACcgaatttcaaaaatacaGCTGCAATAGTTTACAAAGTCTATTTAAAGATCATTTAAATCACTGTTatgcacaaataaatttaaagtggcatgacgttttattttattttacgttTACCAAAGcagttgacaaaaaaattacccaaaatgtaaatagtaataatatgCTACATATACTAAAGAAAGTAAGTTTTCTAACaagttacttttattttggtaaAATAAAACCTCtggttttttatatgtttattacaTTTCTAGTCTCGATGAAAACGTTGGCTTTAAAGAAACTGATTCAGACTGAAATAttcactaaaaatttttatttcatcaaaaatgtatctaaataaaaataaataattattaaaaaaatggaaataatttgctaaataaaatataatataaataattgattgAACTTACTTCCGTAAAGGgttaataatatacaaaattattatcttgagggatacattattattattttgaagttATACATTTTGTTGCGCTACATCGATCAATTAGCCCACTGTGCGCCGCGACGAACGTAACCGACAGCAGCCGACGTGATTAAGCCGAGCCCGTGGTGCTCTTGCAGCTGTTTCGTGCGTTTCGGTATTTCAGTTGATCTTCAGCCGCGACGGTTTGCGGTTCGTGTTGTCGCATGTTGTCGTGCACTGcttgcttattattattaatatatatatatatttgttgttttttgctgttgcgTTCAAAAGTTGCAGCAGACGTCGCTGTCTTCGTTGTCGGCTTTGCGCGTTGCATCttcaggttttttttattcggtCGGTGTGCTTAGCGCAAGCttttttgtggcaagcatTGATATTTAACGAtcgtaataaataaaaaaaatgtgcgtaTATTAATT of Drosophila innubila isolate TH190305 chromosome X, UK_Dinn_1.0, whole genome shotgun sequence contains these proteins:
- the LOC117787220 gene encoding vacuolar protein sorting-associated protein 4A — its product is MAAGTTLQKAIDLVTKATEEDRNKNYAEALRLYEHGVEYFLHTIKYEAQGEKAKDSIRAKCLQYLDRAEKLKEYLKKGKKKPIKEGGENSSKDDKDKKSDSDDDDGDDPEKKKLQSKLEGAIVIEKPHVQWSDVAGLDAAKEALKEAVILPIKFPQLFTGKRIPWKGILLFGPPGTGKSYLAKAVATEANRSTFFSVSSSDLMSKWLGESEKLVKNLFELARQHKPSIIFIDEIDSMCSARSDNENDSVRRIKTEFLVQMQGVGNDTDGILVLGATNIPWVLDSAIRRRFEKRIYIPLPEANARLVMFKIHLGNTTHVLTEQDLKELAGKTDGYSGADISIVVRDALMEPVRKVQTATHFKRVSGPCPNNKDETVDDLLVPCSPGDSGAVEMNWMDVPSDKLFEPPVTMRDMLKSLSRTKPTVNDDDLIKLRKFTEDFGQEG